In Quercus lobata isolate SW786 chromosome 12, ValleyOak3.0 Primary Assembly, whole genome shotgun sequence, a genomic segment contains:
- the LOC115971583 gene encoding (S)-N-methylcoclaurine 3'-hydroxylase isozyme 1-like: MENMARTSRTEEMLVLIPILLLLPLLFFILRHFKILSSPLKSPLVPPGPYPWPIIGNILQLGKKPHVTLTQLALNYGPLISLRLGTTLMVVGSSPVVAKEILKTHDRVLSGRHVPSVFAYMSSELNNLSLGWSLECSGRWKFLRTLCRAELFSGKALESQACLQEKKVMDMVELLGTMEGKVVNIGEVIFATVFNMLSNVLLSRDFISLKDESVGGGLKGPIRKLMEVISAPDVSDFFPILGRFDLQGQKKKILDLIGSISFAWADIIKERRERKGSVVLQEQDFLDVMIDNNFTDKQINQLLLELFSAGTETSSSTIVWAMAELIKNLDSMKKVREELVREIKQDVVKEFHLPQLNYLQASVKETLRLHPPAPLLLPHRAIESYQVTSYTIPKDSQVLVNVWAIGRDPLYWEDPLVFKPERFLNSALDFKGNDFEFLPFSAGRRICPGLPMAAKVVPLVLASLIHFFDWSLPHGYDPEKLDMSEKFGVTLKKEQPLYLIPKVRK; this comes from the exons ATGGAAAACATGGCTCGGACAAGTCGCACAGAAGAAATGCTTGTTTTGATTCCTATACTTCTTCTCTTGCCTCTCCTCTTTTTCATCCTTaggcatttcaaaattttatcttcACCACTCAAGTCCCCACTAGTTCCTCCAGGTCCATATCCATGGCCAATCATTGGCAACATTCTCCAACTGGGAAAGAAGCCTCATGTCACTCTAACCCAACTTGCACTAAACTATGGTCCACTCATCTCATTGAGGCTTGGAACTACACTCATGGTAGTGGGATCATCACCTGTTGTTGCCAAGGAAATTCTCAAGACACATGATAGAGTCTTATCTGGCCGCCATGTTCCTAGTGTGTTCGCATACATGAGCTCAGAACTCAACAATCTATCACTTGGATGGTCTCTTGAGTGCAGTGGTCGATGGAAGTTTTTACGTACTCTCTGCCGAGCTGAACTGTTCTCAGGCAAAGCCTTGGAGTCTCAAGCATGTTTACAAGAGAAAAAGGTGATGGACATGGTGGAACTATTAGGCACAATGGAAGGTAAGGTGGTCAATATTGGAGAAGTGATATTTGCTACTGTGTTTAACATGTTAAGTAATGTTCTTTTATCTAGAGATTTTATCAGCTTGAAGGATGAAAGTGTGGGTGGAGGGTTGAAGGGACCCATAAGGAAACTCATGGAGGTGATTTCTGCCCCAGATGTATCCGACTTTTTTCCAATTTTAGGTAGATTTGATCTTCAAGGTCAAAAAAAGAAGATCCTGGACTTAATTGGGAGTATCAGTTTTGCATGGGCAGATATcatcaaagaaagaagagaaagaaaaggtagTGTTGTTTTGCAAGAACAAGACTTCTTGGATGTTATGATTGACAATAATTTTACAGACAAGCAAATCAATCAATTGCTCCTg GAGCTCTTCTCTGCTGGTACAGAAACTAGTAGTTCAACAATTGTATGGGCAATGGCAGAACTAATAAAGAATCTAGATTCCATGAAAAAAGTTCGAGAAGAACTTGTGAGAGAAATCAAACAAGATGTGGTAAAGGAATTCCACCTTCCTCAGCTAAACTATCTACAGGCATCTGTTAAAGAAACGCTTAGGCTGCACCCTCCTGCACCACTACTACTACCTCACCGTGCTATTGAATCATACCAAGTGACAAGCTACACTATTCCAAAGGATTCTCAAGTTCTAGTGAATGTTTGGGCAATTGGACGGGACCCCCTGTACTGGGAAGACCCTTTAGTGTTCAAACCAGAGCGCTTCCTCAACTCAGCACTGGATTTCAAAGGGAacgattttgaatttttacccTTCAGTGCAGGAAGGAGAATCTGCCCTGGTCTACCAATGGCTGCGAAAGTAGTACCCTTAGTTCTTGCTTCATTAATTCACTTCTTTGATTGGTCTCTTCCTCATGGATATGATCCTGAGAAACTAGACATGAGCGAGAAATTTGGTGTAACTTTGAAGAAAGAACAGCCTTTATACCTCATTCCAAAAGTTAGAAAGTAA
- the LOC115971582 gene encoding plant UBX domain-containing protein 8-like: MATPNQEAIDTFINITGATEAIAVQKLEEHGGNLNEAVNAHFTEGDRNTPANMHETSVAAPQDDLMDVDEIEPQGPRLPLLSAPINTNPYSLLDPHFRRNIFNIDSDFPNRAPFVTHPREVRQIPIEVKDNNQPAGHSGPAPTIEDVTGTVHAHGPDTRGAVIIDDEDNEDVSAASTAQRDEQKDDILGDSSHDRNIGPSAPEFENLPDYSNDIEEEMVRAAIEASRREVEGAHNELADPVPTQSQSHMEDAELAHVVSLSLKTAQQEKALREQGEIAVASNVGPSKPAEVELGEFAASNGRLEPGSSSIQEDAEDVEEQPLVRHRSQRVSSGSDDVEVIEASPPSSPGRHDVGNHPQHNRNAFPSDEWGGISSEEHDEAVMLEAAMFGGIPEGTGYHFGYGPHQFMHAESHYPHRIPRPPSPSLAAQRLIREQQDDEYLAALQADREKELKAMEEAEARRLEEEAARQAAREEERRREEESRRKLEEEQELERQLAAKEASLPQEPASDDESAITLLVRMPDGSRRGRRFLKSDKLQFLFDFIDVGRAVKPGTYRLVRPYPRRAFSDGESALTLNELGLTSKQEALFLELI, encoded by the exons GAGCATGGCGGCAATCTCAACGAAGCTGTGAATGCACATTTTACTGAAGGAGATAGAAACACACCAGCAAA CATGCATGAAACCTCAGTTGCTGCTCCACAAGATGACTTAATGGATGTCGATGAAATTGAACCACAGGGACCTCGTTTACCACTTCTTTCTGCACCTATAAACACAAATCCATATTCTCTTCTTGATCCACACTTCCGtagaaatattttcaatattgaTTCTGATTTTCCAAACCGTGCACCCTTTGTGACGCATCCGAGAGAGGTTAGGCAGATTCCTATAGAGGTAAAAGATAACAATCAGCCAGCTGGTCACTCTGGACCTGCTCCTACCATTGAGGATGTCACTGGAACTGTGCATGCACATGGCCCAGATACTCGTGGGGCTGTTATAATTGATGATGAAGACAATGAGGATGTTTCAGCTGCCTCAACTGCACAGCGGGATGAACAAAAGGATGATATTCTAGGTGATAGTTCTCATGACAGAAATATTGGGCCAAGTGCTCCTGAATTTGAGAATTTGCCTGACTATAGTAATGACATAGAAGAAGAAATGGTTCGAGCTGCCATTGAGGCTTCAAGACGAGAGGTTGAGGGTGCACACAAT GAATTAGCTGACCCAGTTCCAACACAAAGCCAATCTCACATGGAGGATGCTGAACTTGCACATGTTGTTTCATTGTCCCTGAAG ACAGCACAGCAAGAGAAAGCATTGCGCGAGCAAGGAGAAATTGCTGTAGCTTCAAATGTGGGGCCTTCTAAGCCAGCTGAGGTTGAGCTAGGAGAATTTGCTGCATCGAATGGGAG GTTGGAGCCTGGAAGCTCATCCATCCAAGAGGATGCTGAAGATGTGGAGGAGCAACCTCTTGTCAGGCATAGGTCCCAGCGTGTGTCTTCTGGCTCTGACGATGTTGAAGTAATTGAGGCTAGCCCACCATCAAGTCCTGGACGACATGATGTGGGTAATCATCCACAGCACAATAGAAATGCCTTCCCTTCTGATGAG TGGGGAGGGATTTCTTCTGAGGAGCATGATGAAGCAGTCATGCTGGAGGCTGCCATGTTTGGTGGAATTCCTGAAGGGACTGGATATCATTTTGGTTATGGACCTCATCAGTTTATGCATGCTGAAAGTCACTATCCCCATCGGATACCTCGTCCTCCATCACCCTCTCTGGCTGCTCAGCGCTTGATACGGGAACAACAG GATGATGAATATCTTGCAGCTTTGCAAGCTGACagagaaaaagaattgaagGCCATGGAGGAAGCTGAAGCTCGTCGTTTAGAAGAGGAAGCAGCTAGACAAGCTGCTCGTGAAGAAGAAagacgaagagaggaagaatcTCGCAGGAAATTGGAGGAGGAGCAG GAGTTGGAGAGACAGTTAGCTGCAAAAGAAGCTTCTCTGCCTCAGGAACCAGCATCGGATGATGAAAGTGCTATTACCCTTCTAGTACGGATGCCAGATGGTAGCCGCCGTGGACGCCGATTTCTCAAGTCTGACAAGCTACAG TTTCTTTTTGATTTCATAGATGTTGGCAGAGCGGTCAAACCTGGCACTTACAGACTG GTGAGGCCATACCCTAGGCGTGCTTTTAGTGATGGGGAGAGTGCCTTGACGCTAAATGAACTTGGGCTGACCAGCAAACAAGAAGCCTTGTTTTTGGAGTTGATTTAG
- the LOC115971581 gene encoding scarecrow-like protein 28 → MLAGCSSSTLLSPRHRLRSEAPAQFQACHFQLPSMSTQRLDLPCTFSRKDTSRSQPIRPVGLSVEKPIESKTSTCSLKQNIRLPPLATSAQTTNAQTAFIEAAKREIKDEFWGEKGKSLKKKRFAEQGSVDESCISRAKRKRGSSDNGKSNDILEGGGDSLSLGQLGAGSFWFQPSFEVSRSFTGLINPPQVPFTLTCSGDEERVCYVPGEVIQQPLSNNPWVNSVVTEITVTDLGEKDGETSHGPVKEASGSSTSSESQSLGLRLHENVSEQEVGNGSNRNPYSYEGNEVEAREEENNNQVEHQGFELVSLLTACVEAIGVRNTAAIHHFIAKLGELASPKGSPISRLSTYYTEALAIRVTRLWPQFFHINAPRELDRVDDESGTALRLLNQVSPIPKFLHFTSNEILLRAFEGKDRVHIIDFDIKQGLQWPSLFQSLASRTNPPSHVRITGIGESKQELNETGDRLAGFAEALNLPFEFHPVVDRLEDVRLWMLHVKEQESVAVNCIFQMHKTLYDGTGGALRDFLGLIRSTNPTIVLMAEQEAEHNDPRLETRVSNSLKYYSAIFDSIGSSLPLDSSVRLKIEEIFGREIRNIVACEGRDRFERHERFEKWRKLIEQGGFRCLGITEREMLQSQMLLKMYSCENFSVKKQGQDGVALTLGWLDQPLYTVSAWAPIDVAGSSSSYSHPT, encoded by the coding sequence ATGTTGGCTGGGTGTTCTAGTTCCACATTGCTGTCACCGAGGCATAGATTGAGGAGTGAAGCACCTGCACAGTTCCAAGCTTGCCATTTCCAGCTCCCTTCAATGAGCACACAGAGATTGGACTTACCATGTACTTTCTCTCGCAAAGACACTTCACGCTCGCAGCCCATTAGGCCGGTTGGGCTCTCGGTTGAGAAGCCAATTGAATCCAAGACCAGCACTTGTTCTCTTAAGCAGAACATCCGGCTTCCTCCTTTGGCTACAAGTGCTCAAACAACCAATGCTCAGACTGCATTTATTGAAGCTGCgaagagagagattaaagatGAGTTTTGGGGGGAGAAAGGAAAGagcttgaagaagaagaggtttGCGGAGCAAGGATCAGTTGACGAGTCATGCATTAGCAGGGCCAAGAGGAAAAGGGGTAGCAGTGATAATGGGAAAAGCAATGACATTCTTGAAGGTGGAGGTGATAGTTTGAGTTTAGGTCAATTGGGTGCTGGGAGCTTTTGGTTTCAACCAAGTTTTGAGGTGTCGCGAAGTTTCACAGGCCTTATTAACCCCCCTCAAGTTCCTTTTACTCTGACATGTTCAGGGGATGAAGAGAGGGTTTGTTATGTGCCTGGTGAAGTGATTCAACAGCCTTTGTCAAACAATCCTTGGGTGAACTCAGTTGTGACTGAGATTACAGTCACAGACCTTGGTGAGAAGGATGGTGAGACAAGCCATGGGCCAGTGAAGGAAGCCTCAGGTTCGAGTACTTCATCAGAGAGCCAAAGCTTGGGCCTTAGGTTACATGAGAATGTCTCAGAACAAGAAGTGGGAAATGGGTCTAATAGGAATCCTTATTCATATGAGGGCAATGAAGTGGAGGCTAGGGAGGAGGAGAACAACAACCAAGTGGAGCACCAGGGGTTTGAGCTTGTCAGCTTACTTACAGCTTGTGTTGAAGCAATTGGAGTAAGGAATACTGCAGCCATTCACCATTTTATAGCTAAATTGGGTGAGCTTGCTTCGCCAAAAGGAAGCCCTATTAGCCGTTTGTCTACTTATTACACTGAAGCTTTAGCAATACGAGTCACAAGGCTTTGGCCTCAATTTTTCCATATTAATGCACCTCGGGAGCTTGATCGGGTGGATGATGAATCTGGAACTGCATTAAGGCTTTTAAACCAGGTGAGCCCAATTCCGAAGTTTCTTCATTTCACTTCAAATGAGATATTGTTGAGGGCTTTTGAAGGGAAAGACAGGGTTCACATTATAGATTTCGACATTAAGCAAGGGCTTCAGTGGCCTAGTTTGTTCCAGAGCTTAGCTTCTAGGACTAATCCTCCAAGCCATGTTAGAATCACGGGTATTGGTGAGTCCAAACAAGAACTAAATGAAACAGGAGATAGGCTTGCTGGATTTGCTGAAGCATTGAACCTGCCTTTCGAGTTTCATCCGGTAGTGGACAGGCTGGAAGATGTGAGGCTGTGGATGCTTCATGTGAAGGAGCAAGAGAGTGTGGCTGTGAATTGTATTTTCCAAATGCACAAGACGCTCTATGATGGAACTGGAGGAGCACTCAGGGACTTTTTGGGACTGATTCGAAGCACAAACCCCACGATAGTCCTTATGGCAGAGCAAGAAGCTGAACACAATGACCCCAGGTTGGAAACAAGAGTTTCCAATTCACTGAAATACTACTCTGCCATATTTGACTCTATTGGTTCTAGCCTTCCCTTGGACAGCTCGGTGAGGCTAAAGATAGAGGAGATATTTGGGCGCGAAATTAGGAACATTGTTGCTTGTGAAGGAAGGGACAGGTTTGAGAGGCATGAGAGGTTTGAGAAGTGGAGGAAGTTGATAGAGCAAGGAGGATTTCGATGCTTGGGAATTACTGAGAGGGAAATGCTTCAGAGCCAAATGCTGTTGAAGATGTACTCTTGTGAGAACTTTAGTGTTAAGAAGCAAGGGCAAGATGGAGTGGCACTTACTTTAGGTTGGCTAGATCAGCCTCTTTACACAGTCTCGGCATGGGCGCCCATTGATGTTGCAGGCAGTTCATCCTCTTATTCCCATCCAACTTGA